A region of Pyxidicoccus parkwaysis DNA encodes the following proteins:
- a CDS encoding chalcone isomerase family protein, with the protein MKATLTAVALTLLFAAPALAKEVQGVKYPDTATVEGKELKLNGVGVRTKFVFKVYTAGLYVENPSEDGAQIINADAIKRVRMYMLRDLDKKTISEAMAEGFKKNAGSKMAELQPKLDTFTSALTDVKKGDEIILTYVPGQGTRVQSAKGGQQITVEGKDFSDALFSIFVGKSPVDDGMKKGMLGKD; encoded by the coding sequence ATGAAAGCCACGCTGACTGCCGTCGCGCTGACCCTGCTGTTCGCCGCTCCCGCCCTCGCCAAGGAGGTCCAGGGGGTCAAGTACCCGGACACGGCCACCGTGGAGGGCAAGGAGCTGAAGCTCAACGGGGTGGGCGTTCGCACCAAGTTCGTCTTCAAGGTCTACACCGCGGGCCTGTACGTGGAGAACCCGTCCGAGGACGGCGCGCAGATCATCAACGCGGACGCCATCAAGCGCGTCCGCATGTACATGCTGCGGGACTTGGACAAGAAGACCATCTCCGAGGCCATGGCCGAGGGCTTCAAGAAGAACGCCGGCTCGAAGATGGCGGAGCTGCAGCCCAAGCTGGACACCTTCACCTCGGCCCTGACCGACGTGAAGAAGGGCGATGAAATCATCCTCACCTACGTGCCCGGCCAGGGCACCCGCGTGCAGAGCGCCAAGGGCGGCCAGCAGATTACCGTGGAGGGCAAGGACTTCTCCGACGCGCTCTTCTCCATCTTCGTGGGCAAGAGCCCCGTGGATGACGGCATGAAGAAGGGGATGCTCGGCAAGGACTGA
- a CDS encoding PA0069 family radical SAM protein, with protein sequence MKARPIDNPPNPWASTEVEYLDEIPPSKLEVFEDHSRQVVSRNDSPDVCFTWSVNPYRGCLHACAYCYARPTHQYLDMGAGTDFETKLVVKPRAPELLREAFDKPSWKGETVVFSGVTDCYQPLEASLRLTRGCLEVCAEYRNPVGIITKGVLIERDIDVLQRLARDAKLWVSISLPFHNAELARAMEPYAASPNRRLLAIRRLTEAGIDVAVSVSPIIPGLNDEDIHRVLAAAREAGATRAHHTLVRLPGPVQQVFEERLRTKLPLRAERVLHRIRETRGGELTDSRFKSRMRGEGLYAETIHRLFHTAARKAGIRTSSVTEPDAPDTFRRPERKPPPTPQLSLF encoded by the coding sequence GTGAAGGCACGCCCCATCGACAATCCGCCCAACCCCTGGGCGAGCACCGAGGTGGAGTACCTGGACGAGATTCCGCCCTCGAAGCTGGAGGTGTTCGAGGACCACAGCCGGCAGGTGGTGTCCCGCAACGACAGCCCGGACGTGTGCTTCACCTGGAGCGTCAACCCGTACCGGGGCTGCCTCCATGCGTGCGCGTACTGCTACGCGCGGCCCACGCACCAGTACCTCGACATGGGCGCGGGCACGGACTTCGAGACGAAGCTGGTGGTGAAGCCGCGCGCGCCGGAGCTGTTGCGCGAGGCCTTCGACAAGCCGTCGTGGAAGGGCGAGACGGTGGTCTTCAGCGGCGTCACGGACTGCTACCAGCCGCTGGAGGCGTCCCTGCGCCTGACGCGCGGGTGCCTGGAGGTCTGCGCCGAGTACCGCAACCCGGTGGGCATCATCACCAAGGGCGTGCTGATTGAGAGAGACATCGACGTGCTCCAGCGCCTCGCCCGGGACGCGAAGCTCTGGGTGAGCATCAGCCTGCCCTTCCACAACGCGGAGTTGGCTCGCGCCATGGAGCCGTACGCGGCCTCACCGAACCGGCGGCTGCTCGCGATTCGGCGGCTCACCGAGGCGGGCATCGACGTGGCGGTGTCCGTGTCGCCCATCATCCCGGGGCTCAACGACGAGGACATCCACCGGGTGCTGGCCGCGGCGCGCGAGGCCGGCGCCACCCGCGCGCACCACACGCTGGTGCGCCTGCCCGGCCCGGTGCAGCAGGTCTTCGAGGAGCGCCTGCGCACGAAGCTGCCGCTGCGCGCCGAGCGCGTGCTGCACCGCATCCGCGAGACGCGCGGCGGGGAGCTCACCGACTCGCGCTTCAAGAGCCGCATGCGCGGCGAGGGGCTCTACGCGGAGACCATCCACCGCCTCTTCCACACGGCGGCGAGGAAGGCCGGCATCCGCACCTCCTCCGTCACCGAGCCCGACGCCCCGGACACCTTCCGGCGCCCGGAGCGCAAGCCGCCGCCCACGCCCCAGCTCAGCCTGTTCTGA
- a CDS encoding GlsB/YeaQ/YmgE family stress response membrane protein: MGICTWLVLGGIAGWLASIIKGTNASMGMFANIATGIVGAMIGGWLFSIIGGHGVTGFNLYSLGVATVGAVILITIVQAIRK; this comes from the coding sequence ATGGGAATCTGCACGTGGCTGGTGCTGGGCGGAATCGCTGGCTGGCTGGCCAGCATCATCAAGGGCACCAACGCCAGCATGGGAATGTTCGCGAACATCGCCACCGGAATCGTCGGGGCGATGATTGGCGGCTGGCTGTTCAGCATCATTGGGGGCCACGGGGTGACGGGCTTCAACCTCTACTCGCTCGGCGTGGCGACGGTGGGCGCCGTCATCCTCATCACCATCGTCCAGGCCATACGAAAATAG
- a CDS encoding MEDS domain-containing protein, with product MNVLSTTSRTPAPSSRPLPDPSAPEALRAAGETVGGLCQQFHRLHHGDHVCLIYETFEEQMTALAPFLQDGLARGECCAYIVDERTAEEVAAALAARGLDVEAARASGALLFLTKRDAYLRDGVFDPEAMVAFLRNTQDEGLAEGFTGLRVTGEMTWALGSETGCERLIEYEALINRFFTGSRSLAVCQYNRRRFPAEIIRDTLRTHPVAVVGNEVHENLFYETPEMVLGTESAGTRVDWMVSQLQRVRHGERRLVELGEQLARQASENARLYHEAQKAVRMRDEFLSVASHELKTPLTPLHLKLQGIKREAERSPEGHMPSPLVVRAVEGAEQQVRKLAALVNELLDVARLTEGRLSLAPEKVDVSQLLGDVSGRFAQEAARMQCPLHVDVPAGVVGSWDRQRLEQIVTNLLTNALKYGAGHPVSLTARAVGNQAWLLVRDEGIGIAPESLGRIFGKFERAVPERHYGGLGLGLYIAQQLAHAMGGEIRVESRLGEGSVFTVVLPLSACPWQQDASGAEDFSAPALRAS from the coding sequence ATGAACGTCCTCTCCACCACGTCCCGGACCCCCGCGCCGAGCTCCCGCCCGCTGCCGGACCCGAGCGCGCCCGAGGCACTCCGGGCCGCGGGCGAGACGGTGGGCGGACTCTGTCAGCAGTTCCACCGGCTGCACCACGGCGACCACGTCTGCCTCATCTACGAGACGTTCGAGGAGCAGATGACCGCGCTGGCCCCCTTCCTCCAGGACGGGCTCGCCCGGGGCGAGTGCTGCGCGTACATCGTCGACGAGCGCACGGCCGAGGAGGTCGCCGCCGCGCTGGCCGCCCGGGGGCTCGACGTGGAGGCCGCGCGGGCGAGCGGGGCCCTGCTGTTCCTCACCAAGCGCGACGCCTACCTCCGCGACGGCGTGTTCGACCCCGAGGCGATGGTGGCCTTCCTGCGCAACACGCAGGACGAGGGGCTCGCGGAGGGCTTCACGGGCCTGCGCGTCACCGGGGAGATGACCTGGGCGCTGGGGTCGGAGACGGGGTGTGAGCGCCTCATCGAGTACGAGGCCCTCATCAACCGCTTCTTCACCGGCTCGCGCTCGCTGGCCGTCTGTCAGTACAACCGGCGCCGCTTCCCGGCGGAAATCATCCGCGACACGCTGCGCACGCACCCGGTGGCCGTCGTGGGCAACGAGGTCCACGAGAACCTCTTCTACGAGACGCCGGAGATGGTGCTGGGGACGGAGTCAGCCGGCACGCGCGTGGACTGGATGGTGTCCCAGCTCCAGCGCGTGCGCCACGGCGAGCGCCGGCTGGTGGAGCTGGGCGAGCAGCTCGCGAGGCAGGCCTCGGAGAACGCGCGCCTGTACCACGAGGCGCAGAAGGCCGTGCGCATGCGCGATGAGTTCCTCTCCGTCGCCAGCCACGAGCTGAAGACGCCGCTCACCCCGCTGCACCTCAAGCTCCAGGGCATCAAGCGCGAGGCCGAGCGAAGCCCGGAAGGGCACATGCCGAGCCCGCTCGTCGTGCGCGCCGTGGAGGGCGCCGAGCAGCAGGTCCGCAAGCTGGCCGCGCTGGTGAACGAGCTGCTGGATGTGGCCCGGCTGACGGAGGGCCGGCTGTCGCTCGCGCCGGAGAAGGTGGACGTCTCCCAGTTGCTCGGCGACGTCTCGGGCCGCTTCGCGCAGGAGGCCGCGAGGATGCAGTGCCCGCTCCACGTGGACGTGCCCGCGGGCGTGGTGGGCTCGTGGGACCGGCAGCGGCTGGAGCAGATTGTCACCAACCTCCTGACGAATGCGCTGAAGTACGGCGCGGGCCATCCCGTCTCGCTGACGGCGCGGGCGGTGGGGAACCAGGCGTGGCTGCTCGTGCGGGACGAGGGCATCGGCATCGCCCCGGAGAGCCTGGGCCGCATCTTCGGCAAGTTCGAGCGCGCGGTGCCGGAGCGGCACTATGGCGGGCTCGGGCTGGGGCTCTACATCGCCCAGCAGCTCGCGCACGCCATGGGTGGAGAGATTCGCGTGGAGAGCCGCCTGGGCGAGGGCTCCGTCTTCACCGTGGTGCTCCCGCTGTCGGCCTGTCCGTGGCAGCAGGATGCGAGCGGAGCCGAGGACTTCAGCGCGCCCGCGCTTCGGGCCTCCTGA
- the serC gene encoding 3-phosphoserine/phosphohydroxythreonine transaminase — protein MRIINFNPGPAGLPLPALERARDELLEFQGSGMSIMEHSHRGKEYEAVHNEAISLLTELLGIPATHQVLFLTGGASQQFAQVPMNFLTPDTSADYLMTGVWSEKAFDEAKYYGKPRIAATTVQPDKHYTRVPRQDELKLDPKAAYVHITSNNTIYGTQWHTFPDVGQVPLVADMSSDFLWKPLDVSRFALIYAGAQKNLGPSGVTLVVAQKAFIAKGRKDIPKIFRYSVQAENNSLYNTPPTLAIYLVRNVLAWVKDVGGLPQLEKWNREKAAILYGAIDRNAGFYRAPVERESRSVMNVDFHLPTEELDAAFVAEAKKAGMVGLKGHRTAGGIRVSTYNAVTVDNVRTLATFMDQFVKTRG, from the coding sequence ATGCGCATCATCAACTTCAACCCCGGACCTGCTGGACTGCCCCTTCCCGCGCTGGAGCGCGCGCGGGACGAGCTGCTCGAGTTCCAGGGCTCCGGCATGTCCATCATGGAGCACAGCCACCGGGGCAAGGAGTACGAGGCCGTCCACAACGAGGCCATCTCCCTCCTCACGGAGTTGCTCGGCATTCCGGCCACCCACCAGGTCCTCTTCCTCACCGGTGGCGCATCGCAGCAGTTCGCCCAGGTGCCGATGAACTTCCTCACCCCGGACACCAGCGCGGACTACCTGATGACGGGCGTGTGGAGCGAGAAGGCCTTCGACGAGGCGAAGTACTACGGCAAGCCCCGCATCGCGGCCACCACCGTCCAGCCCGACAAGCACTACACGCGAGTGCCGCGCCAGGATGAATTGAAGCTGGACCCGAAGGCCGCCTACGTCCACATCACCAGCAACAACACCATCTACGGCACCCAGTGGCACACCTTCCCGGACGTGGGGCAGGTGCCGCTCGTGGCGGACATGAGCTCGGACTTCCTGTGGAAGCCCCTGGACGTGAGCCGCTTCGCGCTCATCTACGCGGGCGCGCAGAAGAACCTGGGCCCGTCCGGCGTGACGCTGGTGGTGGCGCAGAAGGCCTTCATCGCGAAGGGGCGCAAGGACATCCCCAAAATCTTCCGCTACAGCGTCCAGGCGGAGAACAACTCGCTCTACAACACGCCGCCCACCCTGGCCATCTACCTGGTGCGCAACGTGCTGGCGTGGGTGAAGGACGTGGGCGGCCTGCCTCAGTTGGAGAAGTGGAACCGCGAGAAGGCGGCCATTCTCTACGGCGCCATCGACCGCAACGCGGGCTTCTACCGCGCGCCGGTGGAGCGCGAGTCCCGCTCGGTGATGAACGTGGACTTCCACCTGCCCACCGAGGAGCTCGACGCGGCCTTCGTCGCCGAGGCGAAGAAGGCCGGCATGGTGGGCCTGAAGGGGCACCGCACCGCGGGCGGCATCCGCGTTTCCACCTACAACGCGGTGACGGTGGACAATGTGCGCACGCTGGCCACCTTCATGGACCAATTCGTGAAGACGCGAGGCTAG
- a CDS encoding RNA polymerase sigma factor, whose product MGSSEGLTEWVLRASRGETSAYSELYRRSRPMVARLVAGFAPLDPDEVEDVIQETFVRAFRALPRLKEVGAFEAWLLSIARNRARTRLERKSSTRRLEDDVADPEPETVPHIPEALQLERDIEVVRRLIAELPEGEEKRTVELFYIEGELSAREIAEKLGVGKSAVTMRLERFRSRIKRELLRRVLAGRWE is encoded by the coding sequence GTGGGTTCCTCGGAGGGGTTGACGGAGTGGGTACTGCGGGCGTCCCGAGGGGAGACGTCTGCCTATAGCGAGCTGTACCGGCGCTCCCGCCCCATGGTGGCGAGGCTGGTGGCGGGGTTCGCCCCGTTGGACCCTGACGAGGTGGAGGACGTCATCCAGGAAACCTTCGTCCGGGCCTTCCGGGCGCTGCCGCGCCTGAAGGAGGTGGGGGCCTTCGAAGCCTGGCTCCTGTCCATTGCCCGCAACCGCGCGCGAACGCGGCTGGAGCGCAAGTCCAGCACGCGGCGGCTGGAGGACGATGTCGCGGACCCGGAGCCGGAGACCGTGCCGCACATTCCGGAGGCGCTCCAGCTGGAGCGCGACATCGAGGTGGTACGGCGGCTCATCGCGGAGCTGCCGGAGGGCGAGGAGAAGCGGACGGTGGAGCTCTTCTACATTGAAGGCGAGCTGTCCGCGCGTGAGATTGCCGAGAAGCTCGGCGTGGGGAAGAGCGCGGTGACGATGCGGCTGGAGCGGTTCCGCTCCCGCATCAAGCGCGAGTTGCTCCGGCGGGTGCTCGCCGGTCGGTGGGAGTAA